The region AAGACCACCACCCTGCGCATGATCCTCGGCCTGGTCACCCCCACCAGCGGCACCGCGACGATCAACGGGGTCCCGTTCCACCGGCTCCCGCGGCCGGGCACCGTGGTCGGTGCCGTGCTGGAGGCGCAGAGCTTCCACCCCGGCCGCAGCGCCCGCGACCACCTGCGGTGCTACGCCGCGGCGATGGGGCTGCCCGACCGGCAGGCCGACCAGGCGCTGGAGCTGGTGGGCCTGTCCAGCGCGGCCCGGCGCGGCGCGGGCGGGTTCTCGCTCGGCATGCGCCAGCGCCTGGCGCTGGCGACCGCGCTGCTGGGCGACCCGCAGATCCTGGTGCTCGACGAGCCGTCCAACGGCCTGGACCCCGAGGGCATCGCCTGGCTGCGCGGCTTCCTGCGCTCGTTCGCCGCGACCGGGCGCACCGTGCTCGTCTCCAGCCACCTGCTGCGGGAGATGGAGCACACCGTCGACCACGTCGTGATCGTCAGCCGCGGCCAGTGCGTCTACAACGGCCACCTCGACGAGCTGCGCGCGGCGCAGCGCTCCCGGGTGCTGGTGCAGGCCGCCGATCCGGCGGCCCTGGTGCCCGCGCTGGACCAGCACGGGCTGTCGGCGGAGTACCTGCAGGACGGCAGGCTCGCGATCACCGGCGCCGACTCCAGGGCGGTCGCCGACCTCGCACTGGAGGCAGGCGTCGCGCTCTACGGCATGCAGGACGAGCAGGTCGACCTTGAGCAGCTCTTCTTCCAGCTCACCAGTGGGCAGTACGCCGGAGCGCAGGCGCCGCCCGGGAACTGGGCCCCACCGGCTGTCGGCCACCAGCACCACGGCGGTGGCTTCGGGGGTGGTCGCTGATGGCCGCGCTGATCAGGGCGGAGCTGCGCAAGATCTTCTCCGTCAACCTGTGGTGGGCGCTGCTGCTGCCGGTCGCGGTGCTGAGCTTCGGCGCGGGCTGGCTGGGCACCGCGTTCGGCACCGTCGCCTCGCTGGAGCAGGAGATCGGCGGCCCGCTGCCGCTGGGCCTGCTCACCGTGTCGATGTCGACCAACTTCAGCACCGTCTTCGCGGCGCTGTTCGGTGGCCTGGCGATCTCCGGCGAGCACCGGACGCGCAGCATCACCACCACCTATCTGACGGCGAACCCGCGCGGCGCGGTGCTGGGCGCCAAGCTCGTCACCTACTCCGCGATGGGCGTGCTCTTCGGGCTGGTCAACGTGCTGTTCTCGAGCGCGGGCGGGCTCGTCGGGGCGGGCCTCGACGGCTTCGGCGACCCCGGCGACTGGTTCACCGTCGGCGGCGCCGGGCTGCTGGCGATGGTCCTGTGGACGCTGCTCGGCGTCGGCTTCGGCGCCCTGGTGTCCAGCCCGGTGGTCGTCATCATCACGCTGCTGGTCTACAAGTTCGTCTTCGAGTTCATCGTCTCCACCGCGATGATCGGCGCCAGCTTCGACATCGGGCCCTACCTGCCGGGCGCGGCGGGCAACGGCATCGTGGGCAACCTCGCGGTGCCGATCTTCATCGCCGCGGCGGCCGGACCGCACGAGGCCGAGACGCCGAAGGAGGTCTTCCAGGTGCTGCACTTCATCTTCGGCGGCACCTACGACCACCCGTGGTGGGCCAGCCTGCTCACCTTCTGCGGCTACACCGCGGTGTTCTGCGTCGCCGGATGGCTGGTCAGCCGCAGGCGCGACA is a window of Saccharopolyspora erythraea NRRL 2338 DNA encoding:
- a CDS encoding ABC transporter ATP-binding protein yields the protein MHDGSGRIIAQDLSKSFGPIHAVRNLDFTVHPGAVTGFLGPNGSGKTTTLRMILGLVTPTSGTATINGVPFHRLPRPGTVVGAVLEAQSFHPGRSARDHLRCYAAAMGLPDRQADQALELVGLSSAARRGAGGFSLGMRQRLALATALLGDPQILVLDEPSNGLDPEGIAWLRGFLRSFAATGRTVLVSSHLLREMEHTVDHVVIVSRGQCVYNGHLDELRAAQRSRVLVQAADPAALVPALDQHGLSAEYLQDGRLAITGADSRAVADLALEAGVALYGMQDEQVDLEQLFFQLTSGQYAGAQAPPGNWAPPAVGHQHHGGGFGGGR
- a CDS encoding ABC transporter permease — encoded protein: MAALIRAELRKIFSVNLWWALLLPVAVLSFGAGWLGTAFGTVASLEQEIGGPLPLGLLTVSMSTNFSTVFAALFGGLAISGEHRTRSITTTYLTANPRGAVLGAKLVTYSAMGVLFGLVNVLFSSAGGLVGAGLDGFGDPGDWFTVGGAGLLAMVLWTLLGVGFGALVSSPVVVIITLLVYKFVFEFIVSTAMIGASFDIGPYLPGAAGNGIVGNLAVPIFIAAAAGPHEAETPKEVFQVLHFIFGGTYDHPWWASLLTFCGYTAVFCVAGWLVSRRRDIT